One window of Salegentibacter sp. Hel_I_6 genomic DNA carries:
- a CDS encoding TrkH family potassium uptake protein has translation MSSLLRKRLSQIYSGNRFDKIAGILSILGVCLLIFDLGFTHIQSEENILRTLYYCIIIPGFLIVLTRCLISSEETPGKVLVFDWILTILFGLLLLIRLDFILEKIGYLKIFNQMGWVYFSILLFFIREISSFKVNFKKDYLNPAQLFVASFLFIIFLGTIFLLMPKATHSGISLIDALFTATSAVCVTGLIVVDTGSYFTAFGQSIIMILIQLGGLGIMTFASYFSYFFRGNTSYANQLMLKDISNSEKIGEVFMVLKKILLLTFSIEAIGALFIYFNLDSSIISSVTERIFFSVFHSISGFCNAGFSTLENSLYEPEFRFNYPLHLILAGLFILGGIGFPILLNLYKYVRYYLLRKLQKFKDPNRAKYLPWVLNLNSRIVLTTSFILLLIGTGVFYVFEYNNTLSEHSAFGKIVTAFFGAATPRTAGFNSIDTSALHFSTLMLMFLLMWIGASPASNGGGIKTSTFALATLNFFSLAKGKDRIEVYKREVSNISIRRAFAIISLSLLVIGVSLSIISFLDPEKGIIAIAFEAFSAYSTVGLSMGITADLSSGSKIVIIATMFIGRVSMLTLLIAILRDIKHLNYRYPSEEILIN, from the coding sequence ATGTCATCTCTCCTAAGAAAAAGATTATCTCAAATTTACAGTGGAAACCGCTTTGATAAGATAGCGGGAATCTTAAGCATATTGGGTGTGTGCCTCCTGATTTTTGATTTGGGCTTTACCCATATTCAAAGTGAAGAAAATATTCTTAGAACCCTGTATTATTGCATTATAATCCCAGGTTTTTTAATTGTTTTAACTCGATGTCTAATTTCGAGTGAAGAAACCCCTGGAAAGGTATTGGTCTTTGATTGGATTCTTACAATTTTATTTGGACTCCTACTCTTAATAAGGTTGGATTTCATTTTAGAGAAAATTGGTTATTTAAAGATATTTAACCAAATGGGATGGGTTTATTTTTCAATCTTACTCTTTTTTATACGTGAGATTTCATCTTTTAAAGTAAATTTTAAAAAAGATTATTTAAATCCCGCCCAGTTATTTGTTGCCAGTTTTCTATTTATTATTTTTTTAGGAACGATATTCCTTCTAATGCCCAAAGCAACTCATTCAGGAATAAGTCTTATTGATGCGCTTTTTACAGCTACCAGTGCAGTTTGCGTGACAGGATTGATTGTTGTTGATACCGGAAGTTATTTTACCGCTTTTGGCCAAAGTATAATTATGATCTTAATCCAATTAGGTGGTCTTGGGATTATGACATTTGCCAGTTATTTCAGCTATTTTTTTCGAGGTAATACCTCTTATGCCAATCAACTTATGTTGAAGGATATTAGTAATTCTGAAAAGATAGGAGAAGTTTTTATGGTCTTAAAAAAGATATTGCTATTAACCTTTAGTATCGAAGCCATAGGAGCGCTTTTTATTTATTTCAATTTAGATAGTTCCATTATTTCTTCGGTAACAGAGCGTATATTTTTTTCTGTTTTTCACAGTATTTCTGGTTTTTGTAATGCAGGTTTCTCTACCTTAGAAAACAGTCTGTATGAACCTGAATTCCGTTTTAACTATCCTCTACATCTAATTCTTGCCGGCTTGTTTATTTTGGGCGGAATCGGATTTCCTATTCTTTTGAATCTTTACAAATATGTGAGGTATTATTTGCTCCGAAAACTACAGAAATTTAAGGATCCTAATCGAGCAAAATACCTGCCCTGGGTCTTAAACCTTAATTCAAGAATCGTATTAACTACAAGCTTTATACTATTGTTAATTGGCACGGGGGTTTTTTACGTTTTTGAATATAATAATACACTAAGTGAGCATAGTGCATTTGGGAAAATCGTCACTGCTTTTTTTGGTGCTGCCACCCCTAGAACTGCCGGATTTAACTCTATTGATACTTCGGCTTTGCATTTCTCAACTTTGATGCTGATGTTTCTTTTAATGTGGATAGGAGCCTCTCCCGCTTCAAACGGAGGGGGAATTAAAACAAGCACATTTGCATTAGCTACCCTAAATTTTTTCAGTTTGGCTAAAGGAAAAGATAGGATTGAAGTTTATAAACGAGAGGTGTCTAATATCTCCATAAGGAGGGCTTTTGCCATTATTTCACTTTCTCTATTGGTAATTGGAGTTTCGTTATCCATAATATCATTTTTGGATCCGGAAAAAGGTATTATAGCCATTGCTTTTGAAGCTTTTTCCGCCTATAGTACAGTAGGCTTGAGTATGGGGATAACGGCCGATTTGAGTTCAGGTTCTAAAATAGTAATAATTGCAACAATGTTTATTGGAAGGGTTAGTATGCTTACACTACTCATTGCAATACTTCGCGATATTAAACACCTAAATTATCGTTATCCTTCTGAAGAGATTTTAATAAACTAA
- a CDS encoding response regulator yields MNNAEILIIDDEPQIRKLLKITLESNDYKVILAETGIEGVHLAANHGPDLIILDLGLPDKSGHLVLKELREWYDKSIIILSVQDDEADIIKALDNGASDYLTKPFRTGELLARIRASLRITLNTDPQPNLSAGDLEIDLSSRLVKRNEEPIKLTATEYNLIALLAKNQGRVLTHQFLLKEVWGLGSQNETQYLRVFVAQLRKKLEENPNNPKHLITESGVGYRFV; encoded by the coding sequence ATGAATAACGCCGAAATTCTTATTATCGACGATGAGCCGCAAATAAGAAAATTATTAAAAATAACTTTAGAAAGTAACGATTATAAAGTGATTTTAGCCGAAACGGGGATAGAAGGTGTCCATCTCGCAGCAAACCACGGTCCTGATCTTATCATTTTGGATTTAGGCCTCCCTGATAAAAGTGGCCATCTGGTTTTAAAAGAACTTAGAGAATGGTATGATAAATCTATAATCATTCTTTCTGTACAGGATGACGAGGCCGATATTATTAAAGCTCTTGACAATGGGGCATCAGATTACCTTACCAAACCATTCAGGACTGGAGAACTTTTAGCCAGGATTAGAGCCTCCTTGCGAATTACTCTAAATACAGATCCTCAACCAAATCTTAGTGCTGGTGATCTGGAAATAGATTTAAGTTCAAGATTAGTAAAGAGAAATGAGGAGCCTATAAAATTAACGGCTACAGAATATAATTTAATTGCCCTTTTGGCAAAAAACCAGGGTCGGGTATTAACCCATCAATTCTTATTAAAGGAAGTTTGGGGGCTTGGCTCCCAAAATGAAACCCAGTATCTTAGAGTATTCGTCGCTCAACTGCGCAAAAAATTAGAGGAAAACCCTAATAATCCAAAACATCTTATTACCGAAAGTGGTGTAGGATATCGTTTTGTTTAA
- a CDS encoding ATP-binding protein produces MESFRHINENRSLQFLISIGSVLFISSICYLFIDFIGYHVVALILLLMVSILAMFFKILPVVIVAVLSALIWNFLFIQPQLTFKINTPEDALLFLMYFVIAVMNAVFTTKIRKAEAQARKRKEKEKTIQLYNTLFNSLSHELKTPIAAIIGSVDTLKENSAKLSEDNTVDLYNEIEIAGNRLNRQVKNLLNMSRLESGSIHIQPNWYDINELIYNVIENNKVGENEHKIIYDSKDLPLFLFDATLIEQILHNIIHNAIQYTPRGSTIEIDAFATDNACVIKVSDNGKGFPDEYMEQVFEKFYRLPKSIAGGTGLGLSIAQGFAQAHNGKIELKNKIEGGAEFTISIPAKMTDPKHYQNE; encoded by the coding sequence TTGGAATCTTTTAGACATATAAATGAAAACCGAAGCCTTCAATTTCTTATTAGTATAGGCTCTGTTCTTTTTATTTCATCTATTTGTTACCTCTTTATTGATTTTATTGGGTACCACGTAGTTGCATTAATTCTACTCTTAATGGTTTCTATTCTAGCCATGTTCTTTAAAATTCTGCCGGTTGTAATCGTGGCTGTTTTAAGTGCTTTAATTTGGAATTTTTTATTTATTCAGCCACAATTAACTTTTAAAATAAATACACCAGAGGACGCGCTGCTATTTTTAATGTACTTTGTAATCGCTGTTATGAATGCAGTATTTACAACTAAAATAAGAAAAGCTGAAGCCCAGGCCAGAAAGAGAAAGGAAAAAGAAAAAACTATTCAATTGTATAATACTTTGTTCAATTCCCTTTCGCATGAATTAAAAACACCGATTGCAGCTATTATAGGATCCGTTGACACCCTAAAGGAAAATTCTGCAAAACTTTCTGAAGATAATACTGTAGATCTTTATAACGAAATTGAAATTGCCGGCAACAGACTAAACAGACAAGTGAAAAATCTACTTAACATGAGTCGTTTAGAGAGTGGATCTATTCACATACAACCCAATTGGTATGATATAAATGAATTAATTTATAACGTCATTGAAAATAACAAAGTAGGTGAAAATGAACATAAAATAATATACGATTCAAAAGACCTCCCACTCTTTTTATTTGACGCCACATTAATTGAACAGATATTACATAATATTATTCATAATGCAATTCAATATACACCCAGGGGCTCTACGATTGAAATTGATGCGTTTGCAACAGATAATGCTTGTGTTATTAAAGTTTCAGACAATGGCAAAGGATTTCCAGATGAATATATGGAACAGGTTTTTGAGAAATTTTATCGATTACCAAAATCAATTGCTGGGGGAACAGGTCTTGGTCTTTCTATTGCTCAGGGATTTGCACAGGCCCATAATGGTAAAATTGAATTGAAAAACAAAATAGAAGGTGGTGCAGAATTTACGATAAGCATTCCAGCTAAAATGACCGATCCAAAACATTATCAAAATGAATAA
- a CDS encoding BfmA/BtgA family mobilization protein, whose translation MKEVKNITIEKKTAERFQQFSRTHYKTHSEALAGMLDFFFYNEISPKENFGPTGRRIENIIKKRINAVIAITRDMEKNKVNPTLAILMSLMEAADPKNNYENRKRDYEEDDTHPDFYK comes from the coding sequence ATGAAGGAGGTTAAGAACATCACCATCGAAAAGAAAACGGCGGAACGCTTTCAGCAATTTTCTCGAACACATTACAAAACACATTCAGAAGCTTTGGCCGGAATGTTGGATTTTTTCTTCTATAACGAAATTTCTCCAAAAGAAAATTTTGGACCCACAGGCAGGAGAATTGAAAATATAATTAAGAAAAGAATCAATGCAGTAATCGCAATAACCAGGGATATGGAGAAGAATAAAGTAAACCCCACTTTGGCTATTTTGATGTCACTTATGGAGGCAGCAGATCCTAAAAATAATTACGAAAATCGAAAAAGGGATTATGAAGAAGACGATACCCATCCCGATTTTTATAAATGA
- a CDS encoding tetratricopeptide repeat protein, which translates to MSIRIIVFFLFIGLMSGCKYESKVESKFGNLTEKEQDSLANFYHDLSMGMYQPSEMHRRFKDTAIMIKPDHVEYRQRLSYSYKKRGEHIKAMEILNEAVEMDVARGKTFALQYRAWSLLYFYRDYKNTIKDVNLIMEMEPKNNYTTCHGEPCEGIKGQALYKLGRYQEAIKVFENVLKTEQELGWDPVDNFQVNFYRARCYAELRQYEKAIDIYREQLAANPRFTEAHFQLGKIYFLKREKEKALQNLKTASQLLAEGNKMGEPYYEAFDEVFSYQIEEMLEQTSRL; encoded by the coding sequence ATGTCCATAAGAATTATTGTTTTCTTTCTGTTTATAGGTTTAATGTCAGGCTGTAAATACGAGTCTAAAGTTGAAAGTAAGTTTGGTAATCTTACTGAAAAAGAACAGGATTCTCTTGCAAATTTTTATCATGATTTATCTATGGGAATGTATCAACCTTCCGAAATGCACCGACGATTTAAAGATACAGCCATTATGATAAAGCCGGATCACGTAGAATATCGTCAAAGGCTTTCCTATTCTTATAAAAAAAGAGGCGAGCATATTAAGGCTATGGAAATATTAAACGAGGCGGTTGAAATGGATGTCGCGAGAGGAAAGACCTTCGCTCTTCAGTACAGAGCCTGGTCTTTACTTTATTTTTATAGAGATTATAAAAACACCATTAAGGATGTTAATCTTATTATGGAAATGGAACCGAAGAATAACTATACAACTTGCCATGGAGAACCTTGTGAAGGTATAAAGGGGCAGGCTTTGTACAAATTAGGTCGTTATCAGGAGGCTATAAAAGTATTCGAAAATGTTTTAAAGACGGAGCAAGAATTAGGCTGGGATCCTGTAGATAATTTTCAGGTCAATTTTTATAGAGCCAGGTGTTATGCTGAACTGCGACAATATGAGAAAGCTATAGACATTTATAGAGAACAGCTAGCTGCCAATCCTCGATTTACTGAAGCCCATTTTCAGCTGGGGAAAATATATTTTCTAAAGAGAGAAAAAGAAAAAGCATTACAAAATTTAAAAACAGCTTCACAACTGCTGGCAGAAGGGAATAAGATGGGCGAACCGTATTACGAAGCTTTCGATGAGGTCTTTTCATATCAAATTGAGGAGATGTTAGAACAAACTTCCAGACTTTAA
- a CDS encoding S41 family peptidase, translated as MKNKFGILIIGMLLIGCIGNASDEKEPQKIQARQQQENLNYLKTFCKAYGYVKYFHPSDEASKIDWNSFAAYGASEILKCNSSNEVIATLNDLFKPIAPSVIFSDKKQDFDISAITPDNTNEYKPAYWQHKGVSKGMNHQGGVYNSVRVNRYTEIDESSGFGNLLFSVDAEKYKGKEIKYTAWVKLKDASTGTGHLWLRVDKSDKTMGFFENMDANPIKSNAWKKYEIVGKVDDLASEMVMGSFISGKGTLFLDDVHLYYKENNEWIEIPIKNNDFEAKTIGKKNKESDWRGNSEGYTYTISTTERKEGKQAAVIAYEGKVKRVKGKALFDAFPTFGELIEKEIGKGIFCQIPLNLYTNTENTYPKSTSLDALQKRLSTINDSLNDRSVFLGNIINTYNVFQHFYPYFNEVDVDWGKELATALQRSFNDQTELDHLETLQKFTAPLKDGHIYVRGTKTGEYVPAINWEWIEEKLVITKIKDETLGIEIGDIVTKINGQSSENYFEEINSKISAGTKGWLNHRAKNISLLGEKDEELILEINSKNIVLNRDRKYDYSELDIAIQKNDYKLLDDNIYYLNLDKIEMDTITKLLPKLQQAEGIISDLRGYPNGNHAFISHLLKEKDTSTAWMRVPKTIYPDQEKNNGFENLGWGMKPEKPYLGDKKIVFIIDGRAISYAESYMSFIEGYELATIVGQPTAGTNGNINPFTLLGNYTISWTGMKVVKHDGSQLHAKGIIPYIYVNKTIDGVKSGKDEFLEKALEVILN; from the coding sequence ATGAAAAATAAATTCGGAATACTTATCATAGGAATGCTACTAATAGGGTGTATAGGAAACGCATCAGATGAAAAAGAGCCTCAGAAAATACAAGCACGGCAACAGCAAGAAAATCTAAACTATTTAAAAACTTTTTGTAAAGCTTATGGGTATGTAAAATACTTTCATCCAAGTGATGAAGCCTCCAAAATAGATTGGAATAGTTTTGCAGCCTATGGAGCAAGCGAGATTTTAAAATGCAACAGTTCCAATGAGGTAATAGCTACGCTAAATGACCTTTTTAAACCCATTGCACCTAGTGTTATTTTTTCTGATAAAAAGCAAGACTTTGATATAAGTGCAATTACACCTGATAATACTAATGAGTATAAGCCAGCCTATTGGCAGCACAAGGGTGTTTCAAAAGGTATGAATCATCAGGGGGGTGTGTATAATAGTGTTAGAGTTAACAGATATACGGAAATTGATGAATCTAGTGGGTTTGGTAACCTTTTGTTCTCTGTAGATGCAGAAAAATATAAAGGAAAGGAAATAAAATATACCGCCTGGGTAAAGCTTAAGGATGCTTCCACGGGTACAGGGCATTTATGGTTGAGAGTAGATAAATCTGATAAAACGATGGGTTTTTTTGAGAATATGGATGCGAACCCGATTAAAAGCAATGCGTGGAAAAAATATGAAATTGTTGGTAAAGTAGATGATTTAGCTTCGGAGATGGTTATGGGGAGTTTTATCAGTGGTAAAGGAACTTTGTTTTTAGATGATGTGCATCTCTATTATAAAGAAAACAATGAATGGATAGAAATTCCAATTAAAAACAATGATTTTGAAGCTAAAACGATTGGCAAGAAAAATAAAGAATCAGATTGGAGAGGAAACAGCGAGGGTTACACATATACGATTTCAACTACCGAGCGCAAAGAGGGTAAACAGGCAGCGGTTATTGCCTATGAAGGTAAGGTTAAGCGAGTAAAAGGAAAGGCTCTTTTTGATGCCTTTCCAACATTTGGGGAGCTTATTGAAAAAGAAATTGGTAAAGGTATTTTTTGTCAAATACCGTTAAATCTATACACTAATACTGAAAATACCTATCCTAAAAGTACATCCTTAGATGCATTACAAAAACGCCTAAGCACTATAAATGATAGCCTCAACGATAGATCTGTTTTCTTAGGAAATATTATAAATACCTACAATGTATTTCAGCACTTTTACCCTTACTTTAATGAGGTGGATGTAGACTGGGGCAAAGAATTAGCAACCGCTTTGCAAAGGAGTTTCAATGACCAAACAGAACTTGATCATCTGGAGACTTTACAAAAATTTACGGCGCCTTTAAAAGATGGACATATCTATGTGCGCGGCACTAAAACTGGTGAATATGTTCCCGCTATTAACTGGGAATGGATTGAAGAGAAGTTGGTTATCACTAAAATAAAGGATGAAACTTTAGGAATTGAAATAGGAGATATAGTTACTAAGATAAATGGACAATCCTCAGAAAATTATTTTGAAGAAATCAATTCTAAAATCTCGGCAGGTACTAAGGGCTGGTTAAACCATAGAGCAAAAAACATAAGCCTTCTTGGTGAAAAAGACGAAGAACTGATTTTAGAGATAAATTCTAAAAATATAGTTCTGAATCGCGACAGAAAGTATGATTATAGCGAATTGGATATAGCCATACAAAAGAATGACTATAAGCTTTTGGATGATAACATCTATTATCTTAATCTCGATAAAATTGAAATGGACACTATTACTAAGCTTTTACCAAAACTTCAACAGGCAGAAGGTATTATTAGTGATTTAAGGGGCTACCCTAACGGCAACCATGCTTTTATATCTCATCTCTTAAAAGAAAAAGACACTTCCACAGCCTGGATGAGAGTTCCAAAAACAATCTATCCAGATCAGGAAAAAAATAACGGATTTGAGAATTTAGGTTGGGGAATGAAACCAGAAAAACCCTATTTGGGGGATAAAAAAATTGTTTTTATTATTGATGGAAGAGCTATCAGTTATGCTGAAAGTTATATGAGCTTTATTGAAGGATATGAATTAGCAACCATAGTGGGACAACCCACTGCAGGAACAAATGGCAATATCAATCCCTTTACCCTTTTAGGGAATTATACAATTAGTTGGACGGGAATGAAGGTGGTTAAGCACGATGGTTCTCAACTTCATGCTAAAGGTATAATACCATATATCTATGTAAATAAAACAATAGATGGTGTTAAGTCAGGAAAAGATGAGTTTTTAGAAAAAGCATTGGAGGTTATTCTAAATTAA
- a CDS encoding glutamate racemase, giving the protein MNYFKSQYLLVFLVIFGISCKDSGKKDLAKKENSKQSERAIVSTILEDEDSFYHVDFENYPEMDSSLPIGVFDSGTGGLTVLDALVNFDSYNNENQEKGSDGAPDFSTEKFIYLADQANMPYGNYSSEEKTELLIEHILKDTQFLLSDKYYREAGDTTFQKDKQAVKSIVIACNTATAYGSEFITEFIEKTGIELKVIGVIDAGARGTLARLKKDENGSIGVMATVGTIASKGYENTLLRVKDELGYTGEIQVFNQGGHGIAEAVDEEPDFINKDLQKPREDYRGPSLNDQNFEIDRTLMDIYNFDFDHGKMLCDSKETDDCQILQINDSENYVRYHVVSLLEKIRNADNPQPLKAIVLGCTHYPYLTEEIKEVLDELYNYQKDDQYVYRDFMVEDIAIVDPAVNVADELYVYMKKKNLFNPSGDMRNSEFFISVPNTENENVKIDENSRFPYDYKYGRTAGEIQEYVKVVPFSRNNISEETLDRFKNSIPETYKLVENFMRSNSKTKSHK; this is encoded by the coding sequence ATGAATTATTTTAAAAGTCAATATCTATTGGTTTTTCTGGTGATCTTTGGGATTTCCTGTAAAGATTCCGGTAAAAAAGACCTGGCCAAAAAAGAAAATTCGAAACAAAGCGAAAGAGCAATCGTCTCTACAATTTTAGAAGACGAAGACTCCTTTTATCACGTAGACTTTGAAAATTATCCAGAGATGGATAGCAGTTTACCAATCGGGGTTTTTGATTCCGGCACCGGGGGATTAACCGTTCTGGATGCACTGGTTAATTTTGATAGTTACAACAACGAAAACCAGGAAAAAGGCAGTGATGGAGCCCCCGATTTCAGTACAGAGAAATTTATCTACCTGGCAGACCAGGCCAATATGCCTTATGGTAACTATTCCAGCGAGGAAAAAACCGAATTATTGATAGAACATATTCTGAAGGATACGCAATTCCTGCTTTCAGATAAATATTATCGCGAAGCCGGGGATACGACATTTCAGAAAGATAAGCAAGCGGTAAAATCAATTGTGATCGCCTGTAATACCGCAACCGCTTATGGAAGTGAATTTATAACTGAGTTTATAGAAAAAACCGGGATTGAATTAAAAGTAATTGGCGTAATAGACGCCGGGGCCCGTGGTACACTTGCCAGGTTGAAAAAAGATGAAAATGGCTCAATCGGGGTAATGGCTACCGTTGGGACTATTGCATCTAAAGGTTATGAAAATACATTACTAAGAGTAAAAGATGAGTTGGGGTATACAGGGGAGATCCAGGTTTTTAACCAGGGTGGTCATGGGATTGCCGAAGCCGTAGATGAAGAACCCGACTTTATAAATAAAGACCTGCAAAAACCCCGAGAAGATTATCGCGGACCTTCTTTGAATGATCAAAATTTTGAGATTGACCGTACCTTAATGGACATCTATAATTTTGATTTTGACCACGGAAAGATGCTTTGTGACAGTAAAGAAACCGACGATTGCCAGATTCTACAGATAAACGATTCGGAAAATTATGTACGTTACCACGTGGTTAGTTTGTTAGAGAAAATCAGAAATGCAGATAATCCACAGCCTTTAAAAGCCATTGTTTTGGGTTGCACGCATTATCCTTATTTAACCGAAGAGATCAAAGAAGTTTTAGATGAACTTTATAATTACCAGAAAGACGATCAATATGTTTACCGTGACTTTATGGTTGAAGATATTGCCATTGTAGATCCCGCGGTAAATGTAGCCGATGAATTGTATGTGTATATGAAGAAAAAAAATCTCTTTAATCCTTCTGGGGATATGAGGAATAGTGAGTTCTTTATTAGCGTTCCAAATACAGAAAATGAAAATGTGAAAATAGATGAAAATAGTAGATTTCCGTACGATTATAAATACGGAAGAACAGCAGGTGAGATCCAGGAATATGTAAAAGTGGTGCCTTTCAGTAGAAATAATATTTCAGAAGAAACGCTGGATCGTTTCAAGAATTCCATTCCAGAAACTTATAAACTGGTTGAAAACTTTATGCGTTCTAATTCAAAAACTAAATCTCATAAATGA
- a CDS encoding ATP-binding protein, which translates to MTIKTSSSHKNYKVDVANINKIPVVSQILDIVSLSTGMGFIAVARVTEDKWITCASKDKVAFGLKAGDELKVETTICSQVRKQNEAVFIDDVAASETYAKHPTPAMYGFSSYISVPIYKKNGDFFGTLCAIDKKKAKVDTEEVRGMFRLYADLISFHLEAVEEKDKAVADLAEEQNIAELREQFIAILGHDLKNPIATTRMSAEILMKFSKEDIVKRNAALIKSTSIRMEVLIDNLLDFARGKLGEGIKLYKIKDSEKLEKVLNQVINEVKVTSPNQDIQSKIEINNPVDCDPDRIAQLCANLLGNAVTHGAYDKPIEIHALCNNGEFKLEITNKGVKIPDALREKLFEPFYRIEGEEAKKGLGLGLYIASEIALAHEGDINVTSSDNETVFSFVMPANN; encoded by the coding sequence ATTACTATTAAGACTTCCTCTTCGCACAAAAATTATAAAGTAGATGTTGCTAACATCAATAAAATTCCCGTCGTTTCCCAAATATTAGATATTGTTAGTCTAAGCACTGGAATGGGCTTTATCGCGGTTGCGCGCGTAACTGAAGATAAATGGATAACCTGTGCCAGTAAAGATAAAGTTGCCTTTGGATTAAAAGCAGGCGATGAACTAAAAGTAGAAACCACAATCTGCAGCCAGGTACGCAAACAAAACGAAGCAGTTTTTATTGATGATGTAGCTGCTAGTGAAACCTATGCGAAACACCCTACTCCAGCTATGTATGGATTTTCCAGTTATATATCTGTCCCCATTTATAAAAAAAACGGGGATTTCTTCGGAACGCTATGTGCTATAGATAAAAAGAAAGCCAAAGTTGATACTGAAGAAGTGAGAGGAATGTTTAGGCTTTATGCCGATTTAATAAGTTTTCATCTTGAAGCGGTTGAAGAAAAAGATAAAGCGGTAGCAGATCTTGCTGAAGAGCAAAATATAGCTGAATTAAGGGAGCAATTTATAGCCATTCTAGGACACGATCTTAAAAACCCGATTGCTACTACCAGAATGAGCGCTGAGATTCTAATGAAATTTAGTAAGGAAGATATTGTAAAACGCAATGCTGCGCTTATTAAATCTACTTCAATAAGGATGGAAGTTTTAATAGACAACTTATTAGATTTTGCGCGTGGCAAACTAGGAGAAGGAATAAAGCTTTATAAAATCAAAGATTCAGAAAAATTAGAGAAAGTTTTAAACCAGGTAATTAACGAAGTAAAAGTTACCTCGCCAAACCAGGATATTCAATCTAAAATTGAAATTAATAATCCTGTAGATTGCGATCCAGATAGGATTGCACAATTGTGTGCTAACCTCTTAGGAAATGCAGTGACCCATGGTGCATATGATAAGCCGATTGAAATTCATGCTTTATGCAATAATGGAGAGTTTAAGCTTGAGATCACTAATAAAGGAGTTAAAATACCTGATGCTTTAAGAGAAAAACTTTTTGAACCCTTTTACCGCATTGAAGGGGAAGAAGCTAAAAAAGGACTTGGTCTTGGATTATACATCGCATCAGAGATCGCTTTAGCCCACGAGGGTGATATTAATGTAACATCTTCAGATAATGAAACGGTGTTTAGTTTCGTAATGCCCGCAAATAATTAA
- a CDS encoding LytTR family DNA-binding domain-containing protein — protein sequence MKALVVDDEELARKRVLNLLTEIDDIEILGECSNGKSAISQINKLKPELVFLDISMKDMNGFEVLQQLNVNPKPVVVFVTAYDNYATKAFDVDAFDFLLKPFRDERFFKTIKKVLSISNFEVQENFEKRLQTLFEVYSKDRKTTKIPLKLPVRQGNKTVLLKPEEVIYICASGYYAEIYTQNNKYVLRESLNNLEDFFKNHGFFRIHRSAIINLNHIKEIVHSDFSEVDVRMQDNKLLRISKSNKKELFDKLGI from the coding sequence ATGAAGGCACTTGTGGTTGATGATGAAGAACTGGCCCGAAAAAGGGTACTCAATTTACTTACCGAAATAGACGACATTGAGATTTTGGGAGAATGTTCTAATGGGAAATCTGCAATCTCGCAAATTAACAAGCTTAAGCCAGAACTTGTTTTTCTTGATATTAGTATGAAAGACATGAACGGTTTTGAAGTTTTACAACAACTTAATGTAAATCCTAAACCAGTAGTTGTTTTTGTCACAGCCTATGATAATTATGCCACGAAAGCATTTGATGTAGATGCCTTTGATTTTTTGCTAAAACCGTTTAGAGATGAGCGATTTTTTAAAACCATAAAAAAGGTGCTTAGTATATCCAACTTCGAGGTACAGGAAAACTTTGAAAAACGGCTTCAAACTCTTTTTGAAGTGTATAGCAAAGACAGGAAAACAACAAAGATTCCTTTAAAACTCCCGGTGAGACAGGGAAATAAAACCGTTTTATTAAAGCCTGAAGAAGTTATATACATCTGTGCGTCTGGTTATTATGCTGAAATTTATACCCAAAATAATAAATATGTACTTCGAGAATCTTTAAATAACCTTGAAGATTTTTTTAAAAATCACGGTTTTTTTAGAATTCATAGATCGGCTATCATTAATCTTAATCATATTAAAGAAATCGTTCATTCAGATTTTTCAGAAGTCGATGTACGTATGCAGGATAATAAATTATTACGCATTAGTAAATCTAATAAAAAGGAATTATTTGATAAACTCGGGATTTAA